GGAGGAGAGAGCGGTGGGCCACGTGTCCTGCCCTGTGCCCTCTAAGCCAGCCTGCTGCCTTCGGGTGTGTTGGAGATGCCGCCCCATTGCCAgcaatgaagaaagattcaagtTGGCTTTTTGTACATGGAAGGTGCCATCTTGACCTTTGTCTGAGGTCGCAAAATGTCTGGGGCAGGCCCAGCCAGAAGAGCGGAGGCACCCTTGAGGTGGGGACTGGTGAGGTGATGGAAGGGCTGTGCCAACACCTCACGGAGGCAACAGGTCTGAGGTGGGCATCCCTACTTTGGAGATGTTCGGACTGCCTCCTAGTCGGAGGTGTCTTGGGTCCGAAGCAGTCCAAGTTGAAGTGTGGTGGTCCTGAGTCTTCTGACCTGCCTCAAGGCCTCAGAGGGAGTGTGtgaggggtatgtgtgtgtgtgtgtgtgtgttgtccaaGTTTGATACATTTTTGAACCGCAAAGCTCTCTTTAAATGGAAAACGTGCCAGGCAGAACGGAAGCCAAAGAGGCGGTATCGTTTTGTGACTGACAGCCTTAACTTCCAGCCAGAgaatactttgggggggggggggcggcggcgggacATTAAAGGAACACATCAGAAGTGGTTCCAGTGAATTCTCTGCTCTTTGCAAGTTGTGGATAAAACCACATCAAACTCCTGGGACGGTGCCGCCTGTCCAGTGGGTGACGGACCCCAAACACCCCGAACCTGGAATGGCCACCTTGTGGATGGCTCTCTGTCGTTCATCCAGCCTCTTGAGCCTCAGGTTCAGCTGGAGATGGGTGCGGTTTCCCACCAAGCCCCTCCCATCCTGAATCAAGCTCCGCCTCCCACAGCTCCTCTGGCGTTTTCACCCTGCCTGCAGGATACAGGGGGAGCAACTACAGGAACAGAGGGGCATCGGAGGGtgacccccaccctcaccccaccagCTTTCTCAatgaccttcttcttcttcttcttcttcttcttcttcttcttcttcttcttcttcttcttcttcttgattggtggcagcggtggggtgggggactctcTCTAAACAACCCGTAAAGCCACAGTGATGAGTTGGGGCTTCTCATCACTCATCAGTGCAGAGCAAGAAGGGCCCAAACTGTCAGTCTCGCATTGCCTGAtagagtaagggtgcaatcctgtttagacaggggggagaagtcctacagcttccatcatagCTGGCTGAGAGATGTTGGCCTTTTTCTGCCTGAAACATGCAgagaattgtgccctaagtggATCAAGGTCTGAGGGCTTTGCAACCAGGGAGGATTTTACTGTTGtgtttggtctctctctctctctctctctctctctctctctctctctctctctctctctctctctctctctgtgtgtgtgtaatataggCTGCtgtcctgtacccacttacctggggatAGGAATTCCCTGTATTATCAACCCCAGCTATCAGCCCTCCCTGTCAGGTTCCAGAGTCCACCCTTCCCCAGGTGcactttagatgtgttggaccacaactgccATCACCCCCAGACATGGGTcaccctggctggggatgatgagagttgtagtggcaccagattgggggaggctagtccaggcagagagagagagagagagagagagagagagagagaggcttcccTGGCTCTGCTATTGCAACCAAGGCTGGCCCTGCAACCTCACCTGCGTGCCAAAGACTCGCTTGGCCGTTGAGTTCCAGCCTTTCCCTTCTCCGTGACATCCTAATGCAGAACACCTGCACGTTCCTAATGCAGAAGAGGGAGCAGCCGGGAGGCCTTGATCCTTCCAGGGTCTTACCAGATGGGCTGAGGTTTCGCATTCCCGTTGCCCTCTGAAATATTGTGCCAGAGGGTGGCTGAGGTTGGAAACGTCAATTTATGTTTATTTCCTGCTCCTCTGCTGCGCACTCTTTCTCCTTATCGCTGCCTGTTCTGACTCTttgaatccagtggaggctggtggctccgacgtcagtggggcggcgaatccactacgggttttagtcagaaccaggtgtctcaccttggatagttcctttcgtgtactgactgaaacccggagtggattcaccgccgccccactgacattggagccaacgGCCTTCACCGTTTGAATCTCCTTTAACAAACATCTGTTGGCTGATTTTGATACAACTGGGGTGTTTTAAGAGCAGTCCAACAGTGAGACCACCTGCCAAGAGGGCTGCTGGGCTCTCCCTCACAGGACAGCCACATGTTGAGGATACTCTAGCTCTGGATTTGCTGCATTGATCAGccggttggactggatggcctccaaGACCCCCGCCAGCTCTAGGATTCTCAGTGGTCAAACTGTACCTAGGCTGCAAGGCTTCAGAGCGCAGGTGAGAGGGCTCACGTAATTGAGTCCCAGCCTTCATGCAAaggcaaacagacagacagacaaatccctgcatatagaaaactagcatgtcagggaaagGCATTCTAGCCAAACCTTCTCTGTGACATACTAGCTTTCTCTGTCCAGGgattcccctctcctccccatgaAGGAGCATTCCATGGTGTGATGCCTTTCCTGCAGTCTGCAGGGCTACAGCCCACTGTACCACTGCCACGAGAAATCAGCCAGGGTGAGAAGACATCCATTAGCGAGGGTGGAGCAACATTGATGACAGCAAGCATTAAGGGCAGTGTAAATGCTCCTAAAACAGGGGCAAAGAGCCTCAGGCTTGAGGGCTGAATCTGGCCCActaggggtcccaatccagcactctgggCTTCCCTGGACTGTCACACACCCCGTTCCCCAACCACAGATCGtctggtgatttcctggcttttgcacagtcccctctccccgccccgcccccacatcCTTACAGGTTGgcatgcttctcctaaggctgaattactgccagtaagagcttgaagctaaaacatTTTGTTATTTTGGCCATTATCCTttggcaccacccaccactggaatgctgcccccAAGAGGATGCTGCTCTTACAtgcatgacctgcttgtggatcccGAGATGACTGATTGGCCAtggtgcgaacagagtgctggattagttggacccctggtctgatccacatggctcttcttacgttcttaaaaaaCTTTAGagggagagccatggctgccagtcagtgttgacagtactgagctagatggaccaatggtctgactcaggataaggcagctccTGATGTTACTATGtagcataggaaactgccttccaccaggccaggctatttatatattttaaaggatTTCTAGCCTCCCTTTAAGGGTAAAATCTTacttgtccatctagcctggtattgccaacgctgactggcaacagctctttgGGGTCTCAAGTAGAGGCTCTCATCATCTGCTAAGGGGAggcaggatagaggtgtacaaaatcacaCATGGTATGGAGaccgtggatagggagacatttttctccctctctcaaaatattagaaccctggtcatcccatgaagctgatgggtgggagatccaggacaaataaaaggaagtacttcttcacacagagcatagttaaattatggaactcactgccacaagatgtagtgacggccaccaatttgaatggctttaaaaagggggttggataaattcctggaggcgaaggctattaatggctactagccctgatagttgtgtgccatctccagtattcgaggcagtaagcctgtgtgcaccagttgctggggaacatgggtagtagggctgttgcaccatgtcctgcttcttcatccctggctgatggctggtcagccactgcatgaatagagtgctggactagatggaccctcggtctgatccagcagggcacagaTGAGCgctttattgcatgctcactactgccaaATTACAGATGTGCATGCGTCTTTTAGATGATGTCATCCACCTCCTggatgcctcctgctccttccgcttgtttttccatcacaaaatagaccccttttaatccgactttttaaaaaaaccaaaactggaATGTGCCATGTTTTCCTGCTGTGAGCAGCATGATTAAAATGGCCCATGAATGGGCcccgtggtctttgtttatttcctctttcccctctgggcagaagaggaagtaatgagggacaaatgtggggGTAGAGAAgagacggtaaggaaacgcaattccctccccccccccccggtgtgatgacATTGCAGGAAGAACTCCATGCTTGCTTCTTGCAGAGCAGGGTTGTGTGTGCGTGTAGTTCTTAATGCTCGGACAGCGGTCTCATAAGAGGGTGACTAGTGTCCCCTTTTGGGGGGCAGATGGGCAATGGGGAAACTAGTCACAAGGGACAGACCAGTCGTCTGGTGCAGCAGCAGAGCCTGCCCGGTTTAGATGAATCTTCCCGCTCCTTCCCATGCAAAGGCGCGCCCACCCGCCAAGTCACCATATCAAACCAGGGTTGTCTGTAGTTGTCATTTAATTTCCGTGAAGGAACACACTCACACCCACgcgcacacacaggcacacaccacATTGTTGACATTTGGTAAACAGTCTTTGAAATTCCACTTGCAAAGTAGAAgccccggggggcgggggggcgggggaggaaattcAGTGTGAGGGACAGGAGGGGCGGTTGCGGAGCGACCAAGCGGGGCAGTCTTTTGACActctctttgtttcttttaattattattattattattagagttattattataattattgttattattaatattaattatttaaGGACTTGTCTTCTTGCTGGGCAGCGTGCTTTCTTTCCTCTCCAGCCGCATGTAAGGCTCAAAGGCAGAAGCGCCCAGTCCGTAGCCGCTGGGTAATTCGTGCAGGCTCCCCAGCAACGGGCCGCTGAAACAGAGCGGAGTGGCGGGGAGGCGCGGGGAAGCCGAGGAGGCCAGCGAAGGGACCTGCAAGCTGAAGCCCCCCGTCCCGGGAGGGCTGCCCCCGCCGCTGAGGCCTGGCGAAGTGTTCCCTGACCGGCCCATGGAGGAGCCATTTCCGGATGAAGCGCCGATGGGGTTGGAGGCTGGGGAGAGCAACGTGGGAGGGGCCGGGACGGACAAGAGCCGCCCTTGTTCCAAGAGTCTCAGGATGTTGCAAGTCGCAAAAGACTCGGAGGTGGAAGTGGAGCGCTTCTCCGAGTCTCTGCTCTGGTCTTTTTTCTGCTTGGTGCGGCGATTCTGGAACCAGACCTTGACCTGggatgggagaagagaagaggtgGTCACGACAGGCCGCCATATTGAATCCAGCCATGCACAGCCCAGAAGAGTTGCCAGTCTAAGGGCACAAGCCTATTATGCATgtgtaggcagaaaaaaagttgtacaactcccagcattccccaaccagcacacTGGGAGGTGTACGATTTTCTTcctatctaaatgtgcataggattgcgccccaaGATTGCTTTCAATAAAGACAATGCAGATCCATTGAGTATCccatttcccacagtggccctcCGGCAGTGGTGCAGCTGGGGAGTTTTATGTCCTGGACTTCCTGGTCTTATTGGAGTCCCCTTTAGACGGCCACATCCATAGTCTGAAATAGTCTGAGCGGGTGCAGCCGGTTTTTCATTTCAAACTCACTTAAATTATAGCATCAAAAGAACTACAGGAATAAAGTGTAGTTTGCTTCTGTTGCCGTAAAGCTAAACACATTTGTGTGAGAATAAGAACCATTGTgttatagagatgtaaaatttctggaaattttgaagccatggaaaaaacccagttttttccccgtttttttttttttttttagaaattttttggaacaattgaaataatgcaatattagcactttttacagactgaaagtcactttgttactttaggaacataaaatgtaattatgtccaagttggtttggcataaaattattacatttggtatattaaaacgagtgtattcaaacaattattacaaatttaatttactttttttttctttttttctttttttttctggtaacaaATAGAGCTACCAGCTCCTGAAccgttaggaacacctgaactgtaaggaacctctttggttctgccagtttatgaggagcaggcaaaaaaccattttaaaaaacaacagctgaagaaaccaccaacattagtaacaaagaaaattatttatgtctccgctagtcctccagtgtcaagacataaagccccccattcccataaaaagaactgagaaaaatggggggggggacacgaccaagattcaatgaatatgcatgaaatttaatcagactcatttgcTGACcaatagctatcagtattagtttcagtccctgcttcagtggcagtgctgccccctagaggcagaaatgcatcttgctcttgcatttgagagttgtagtctcagtttgcaacctagggcttgcttgtccttggtgcacagacctTGGAATAATCTGacactgtacagtttttagaaatcatttggagaagtaaatatctgaacaccttgtcttaaacattttattcatcatgctaaaataaaacatcccgtaatctgttttttcttcatttttttccaatttttcggaaaaaacccaaaaaaggcttcggggAAAAAAACCGTTTCCCCCCCTGAATTTTTTAGGGTTTATTTCCGAGCCTTCAGATCTCTAGCTGTGCAGCTGGATAATAGATATATTTAAAGTAAATATATTAAAACGAGCTTCTGTAACCATGTACATACCCATCTGGCTTTTCCTTGCCTACAATTaaaaggtggaggaggaggaggaagaaggaagggtGCTGCGTTGGGCAGCATCAGGCCTGGTGGGCTCTGGCACGCCCATGTTCACCCTTTTAGCCACTGCCTCCATCACTGGCCACTTGCTGGGTGGTCCTTTAGAGCCCCCCTGAGCTGAGGACTCTGGGCATTGGTCCCTAGGTCCTGCCCTAGCTGCCGACTACATCTCCTCGGAACCCTACAAGGCAAAAGCCCAGAAACTGGTGTTCAGTGCTAGACTGCCTTGGTgcatggaagttccatttagttATCATGGCTAGTAGGAACTGACCGTTCTCATCCTTCATGGGTTTCTCTCATCCTCTTGAAAAGCCATCCAAGGCAGGGCCACCACCACATCTATCACCAATGACAATGAACAACGCCCAGTTCAGAGAAGTAGATgatgacacggaataacgggctcaagttacaggaagccagattccagctggacatcaggaaaaacttcctgactgttagagcagtatgacaatggaatcagttacctagggaggtggtgggctctcccacactagaggccttcaagaggcagctggacaaccctctgtcagggatgctttagggtggattcttgcattgagcagggggttggactggatggccttgtgggacccttccagctctgctattctatgattctatgaagtatgtAGGATGATTCCCAGGAAGGCCCACCACTGAGTTGTAGAGCACATGAGTATCACAACAGCCttgaagctggatcagaccagggtgagtccatctatcccaggagtccatctttcagcctgaaggccaaattttgTGGAGGGCTGGGGGGGGTGTTATCTGCCCCCCACCCAAAGTAGTTCCCTACTATCAGAGTAGAGACAGTACTgtcctagatggaccaatggtctgttgCAGTCTAAAGCAGTTTCATATGGAAGATGCTTGGTACCACAGTGGCTAGGGCATTTATCTACACATGGTGCTACCACTGACAAAgcccttttcctgttgcctctcACCTGATTCCTGATGGCAGAAGCACCCAAAgatacacatagaatcatagaatagtagagttggaagaggcctataaggccatcgagtccaaccccctgctcattgcaggaatctgcaTCTTAGCACATAGGCCAGGGTCATGTGGAAGAAGCAGGCCTTCTGTTGGGACCCCAGGTACTTAACCACACAGAatgctctgggggtgggggtggggtgggtgcttccaATGGCAGTCCAAAATATTTGTTGCTTGAGGTGGAAATCCAAACGACCACCCTCATCATGGGGCACAGTCTACTGGAAGAGTCTCCTGGGTGAGGCCTACTGGGAGCTTTCCCCGGTGTTCGTTTGTTTATTTAGAAGACTCAAGAGCTGCCTTTTAGGGTAAAATACAAGACTTTAAACcataaaacttaataaaacaacaataataagagTAGGGTAGCTGCTGGTGAagcatcaaaaaggaggacaaaagagggggCTGATTTGCATATCATTagcctatgctaatttatatgtatgggtGAATCTTTATAAACCATGACTATAGTTAAAACAGAAATACGTGCATCCTGTCAGTGTGTCCAGGTGAGccgtgtgcctgcctgcctgcctgcctgcctgcctgcctgcctgcctgcctgctcagtgtattgttcaggtgctaactcaGTGATGGGCAACAGCCGACCTGCGGGCAACACGTGGGCCCCCCACCCTCTTGTGCAGCCCCCGCCACACCAGCTCCACCATGCTGCTGAGTCTGGCAGTGTGGCGTTGgcaaaatcaccaccaccacaacagtgCTTTGACACCAAAACGTGATGGCGAAGTGCAATATTTCATGGACACtgttaaaaagaaggaaatttcaacagaGATTTCAGCAATCCCTTTCTCACCAGCACGCTGCCATTTTCAGCTGTTATTTCTCCTGCAAAGTCCTTTTCCTGCTAGTATTGCTATCCCTAAGGATCCTCTGTTCTGCCGTGAACAATTCCAGGCGCCCAGCTAAAAGGAATCCTGTTCTTCAGAAAGTTGGGACCTCTGCGTTGTCGGCCCTTGCTGAATTCAAAGTGGCCATCACACCCACCCAGCAAGGAGGAAGTGGCAAAAccatcatggtgtgtgtgtgtgtgtgtgtgtgtgtgtgtgtgtgataatgcTATAAATAGGGCTTTGACGATGCTAATCTATGTGGGTCAGCCAAGCCTAAAGAGGATTGTAAGCGACTCCAGAAAGGGTGAGTGATgctagagaggaggaggaggggccccgggggcagcggggggggggggcaggtgcgAAGCAGCACGCTCGGAAGGGCCAACCTGCGTTTCAGAAGGAGGGGCCACCCTCAGGAAAAGCACGCAAGCAAAGCACCTGGGTAGCGCGGAGAGTGGCTAAGCGGAAAATTCTGCCTGGCATCGTTCAGACACAAAGAGACCGGGAAACCATAGTCAATCCTGGCCAAACAACAGAAGAGCCATCAAAACCCAGATCAGCGGCTTTGATCCTCAAGCCCTCAAATCTGTCCTGCCCTGGgttccagtccagccctctggcaTTCATGAGCTGGCCATGTCTCCGGCCCCCCTTTCCCCTTGACCACTGAtggtttggtgatttcctgggttttgtgcagcTAGAAGGTTGAAATCCTCTCCTAAGTCtgagttactggaagtaagagctttaaactgaaatatgctgGCACTTCTGGACCTGCCTCTTTTGCTTTTGCCTCCGCCCATCACTGGAAAGTCccgcccccatacacacacacacacacacacacacacacacacacacccctccaaaatTAGGCCTTTggctgaaagagtttcagcaACTCTGAATTACAGGAGCAAGGGGAGCAGGAAAGGTGTATAATTTTCATGGCCTTCAAGACCTGCTTTTCGTAAggagttttcatagaatcatagaatagtagagttggaaggggcctataaggccatcaagtccaaccccctgctcaaggcaggaatccaccctaaagcatccctgacaggtggttgtccagctgctccttgaaggcctctagtgtgggagagcctacaacctccctaggtaactggttccattgtcgtactgctctaacagtcaggaagtttttcctgatgtccagccggaatctggcttcctgtcacttgagcctgtcattccgtgtcctgcactctgggatg
This genomic stretch from Elgaria multicarinata webbii isolate HBS135686 ecotype San Diego chromosome 10, rElgMul1.1.pri, whole genome shotgun sequence harbors:
- the VAX2 gene encoding ventral anterior homeobox 2, producing the protein MSDGGSEAGRRALLLGDPPERVRDKESRAALESAKLRAGAAGGGGGGGGGIKDLAAATSASSPGSSKECAPETDSQASAGEADYCRRILVRDAKGTIREIVLPKGLDLDRPKRTRTSFTAEQLYRLELEFQRCQYVVGRERTELARQLNLSETQVKVWFQNRRTKQKKDQSRDSEKRSTSTSESFATCNILRLLEQGRLLSVPAPPTLLSPASNPIGASSGNGSSMGRSGNTSPGLSGGGSPPGTGGFSLQVPSLASSASPRLPATPLCFSGPLLGSLHELPSGYGLGASAFEPYMRLERKESTLPSKKTSP